From one Streptomyces sp. N50 genomic stretch:
- a CDS encoding MBL fold metallo-hydrolase, with protein MTEDNTQTLTIGDVEVVRVVEWARPYAPARTLVPDLPPGVWEEHRETLAPDHWDPETDRAVVALQTWVVRSAGRTVLVDTGVGNGRERPGNPLFHMSRGDLPGRLARAGVRPEDVDVVVNTHIHGDHVGWNTHDVDGSWEPLFPNARYLLPAADDFHFGPDNNYGGAVRPDDRLIYEDSVAPVHRAGLATLWDGTDGTDGTYRVDEHLTLESAPGHTPGSSVLRVASGGERAVFVGDLLHSPVQIPHPECSSCFCLDPRRAADSRRRVLERAADEGELVIPAHFGGTGVAEVRRVGDTLTLAK; from the coding sequence ATGACCGAGGACAACACACAGACCCTGACCATCGGTGACGTCGAAGTCGTCCGCGTCGTCGAGTGGGCGCGGCCCTACGCCCCCGCCCGCACGCTCGTCCCGGACCTGCCGCCCGGCGTCTGGGAGGAGCACCGCGAGACACTCGCCCCCGACCACTGGGACCCCGAGACCGACCGCGCCGTCGTGGCGCTCCAGACCTGGGTGGTGCGCAGCGCCGGGCGGACCGTGCTCGTGGACACCGGGGTCGGCAACGGGCGGGAACGGCCCGGAAATCCGCTGTTCCACATGAGCCGGGGCGACCTCCCGGGGCGGCTGGCGCGGGCCGGTGTACGGCCGGAGGACGTCGACGTCGTCGTCAACACACACATCCACGGCGACCACGTCGGCTGGAACACCCATGACGTGGACGGGAGTTGGGAGCCGCTGTTCCCCAACGCGCGCTACCTCCTCCCCGCCGCCGACGACTTCCACTTCGGGCCGGACAACAACTACGGCGGTGCGGTACGGCCCGACGACCGCCTGATCTACGAGGACAGCGTGGCGCCCGTGCACCGCGCCGGGCTGGCGACCCTGTGGGACGGCACGGACGGCACGGACGGCACATACCGCGTCGACGAGCACCTGACGTTGGAGTCCGCACCCGGGCACACCCCGGGTTCGTCCGTGCTCCGGGTCGCCTCCGGAGGTGAACGGGCCGTGTTCGTCGGGGACTTGCTGCACAGCCCCGTTCAGATTCCGCATCCGGAGTGCAGCAGTTGCTTCTGCCTCGATCCCCGACGGGCCGCGGACAGCCGTCGGCGCGTGCTCGAACGCGCTGCGGACGAGGGGGAGTTGGTGATCCCGGCCCACTTCGGCGGTACCGGTGTCGCAGAGGTGCGGCGAGTGGGCGACACGCTGACGCTCGCGAAGTAG
- a CDS encoding serine/threonine-protein kinase — MSEVGEQVRDGRLVGGRYRLLERIGSGGMGTVWRAFDELVDREVAVKQPRLPGDPEDEEFQRAAHRLYREARAAARVDHPSAVVIHDVVMEMEEGQGELPWIVMELVRGESLHERLRRGPLTPADAARIGRAVLGALCAAHAVGIVHRDVKPANVLLGPHDRVVLTDFGIAHIQGEESLTASGEFVGSLEFIAPERMSGTGAGPASDLWSLGVLLYAAVEGASPFRRTTVESTLGAILAGDPPEPTRAGPLGPLILRMLEREPEARPGAEEVGAVLDAVAEGKDVPEPPIALQDAVPDVEPVGTATANEAVPQAELEPAPAPAPAPALAPAPEPKSRRPRRALLVALGVLLLAGLVFGTFVESVLDKDSWTAHRREGIGAVLSLPSQYRLLRTQTASGSRTVTYGTGALRVSLTAWDQAVGTPLAEARSWAEATSDPHYTRTSFRGNKDAILADTTYDQSGVPTRALALIIRTADGRMYELRVDMPKGTPVEKKGTALFKGARARLTLTEK; from the coding sequence ATGAGCGAAGTCGGCGAACAGGTGCGCGACGGACGTCTGGTCGGCGGTCGCTACCGGCTGCTCGAACGGATCGGCTCCGGCGGCATGGGCACCGTGTGGCGGGCGTTCGACGAACTCGTGGACCGTGAAGTCGCCGTCAAGCAGCCGCGGTTGCCCGGCGACCCGGAGGACGAGGAGTTCCAGCGCGCCGCCCACCGGCTCTACCGCGAGGCCCGCGCGGCCGCCCGGGTCGACCATCCCTCCGCCGTCGTCATCCACGACGTCGTCATGGAGATGGAAGAAGGACAGGGCGAACTCCCGTGGATCGTCATGGAGTTGGTGCGCGGCGAGTCCCTGCACGAACGGCTCAGGCGCGGCCCCCTCACCCCCGCCGACGCCGCCCGCATCGGCCGCGCCGTCCTCGGCGCCCTGTGCGCCGCCCACGCCGTCGGCATAGTGCACCGGGACGTGAAACCCGCCAACGTCCTCCTGGGCCCGCACGACCGCGTCGTCCTCACCGACTTCGGCATCGCCCACATCCAGGGCGAGGAATCCCTCACCGCCAGTGGGGAGTTCGTAGGGTCACTCGAATTCATCGCCCCCGAGCGCATGTCGGGCACGGGCGCAGGCCCGGCCTCCGACCTGTGGTCCCTGGGCGTCCTGCTGTACGCGGCCGTCGAGGGGGCATCTCCCTTCCGCCGTACGACCGTTGAGTCCACCCTCGGCGCGATCCTCGCCGGCGATCCGCCCGAGCCGACCCGCGCGGGGCCTCTCGGGCCGCTGATCCTGCGGATGCTGGAGCGGGAGCCCGAGGCGCGGCCGGGGGCGGAGGAGGTCGGCGCGGTCCTGGACGCGGTGGCCGAGGGGAAGGACGTACCGGAGCCGCCGATCGCCCTCCAGGACGCGGTGCCCGACGTGGAGCCCGTAGGCACCGCCACCGCCAACGAGGCTGTCCCGCAAGCCGAGTTGGAGCCCGCACCCGCACCCGCACCCGCACCCGCTCTCGCCCCCGCACCCGAGCCCAAGTCCCGCCGCCCCCGCCGCGCGCTTCTCGTCGCGCTCGGGGTGCTCCTCCTGGCAGGGCTGGTCTTCGGCACGTTCGTCGAGAGCGTCCTCGACAAGGACTCCTGGACAGCTCACCGGAGGGAGGGCATAGGTGCGGTCCTCTCCCTCCCGTCCCAGTACCGGCTGCTCCGGACGCAGACGGCGTCCGGCAGCCGTACCGTCACCTACGGCACCGGCGCCCTCCGCGTCAGCCTCACCGCATGGGACCAGGCCGTCGGCACGCCCCTCGCCGAAGCCCGGTCCTGGGCCGAGGCCACGTCCGACCCCCACTACACCCGCACCAGCTTCCGCGGAAACAAGGACGCGATCCTGGCCGACACCACCTACGACCAGTCCGGCGTCCCCACCCGCGCCCTGGCCCTGATCATCCGCACCGCGGACGGCCGTATGTACGAACTGCGCGTGGACATGCCCAAGGGCACCCCGGTGGAGAAGAAGGGCACCGCGCTCTTCAAGGGCGCTCGCGCCCGCCTCACTCTCACGGAAAAGTGA